A genome region from Syntrophorhabdaceae bacterium includes the following:
- a CDS encoding universal stress protein: MFTKILYPVDFSPYAEEILEYAVAIAGRFNSELHMIHVIPNLNYFTPYESFLTPENMVSIERNIESEVERDFGTLTEKLTIPVKKVTRTGVTFVEIIEYVKEAGIDLVVMGTHGRSGIEHILIGSVAEKVVRKAPCPVLTVRPRDRKFAML, translated from the coding sequence ATGTTTACGAAAATTCTATATCCCGTGGATTTTTCCCCCTATGCGGAAGAGATTCTCGAATATGCCGTGGCCATCGCCGGCCGTTTTAACTCGGAGCTCCACATGATCCACGTAATTCCGAACCTCAACTATTTTACGCCCTATGAGTCCTTCCTTACGCCTGAGAATATGGTTTCCATTGAGCGCAATATTGAAAGCGAAGTGGAGAGGGATTTCGGCACCCTCACGGAAAAGCTTACGATCCCGGTGAAGAAGGTGACGCGGACCGGGGTAACATTTGTGGAGATTATCGAATATGTGAAAGAAGCGGGCATCGATCTCGTGGTAATGGGAACCCATGGCCGAAGCGGTATAGAGCATATACTTATAGGCAGTGTGGCGGAAAAGGTTGTGCGGAAAGCCCCCTGCCCCGTGCTCACCGTGAGACCGAGGGACAGAAAATTTGCCATGCTTTAG
- a CDS encoding Rrf2 family transcriptional regulator, with product MKISTQIRYGLRSLCDIAYNSAGSPAQVRCISERQGISPRYIEQIFQKLKKAGIIKSVRGPTGGYYLSRRPEEITIGDVVRAVDGKNIQLVFCSGEKRGPKACDRYGKCVVSDVWSEASHRLMDYFDSVTINNICEEARERGIPV from the coding sequence GTGAAAATTTCCACGCAAATCCGGTACGGACTGAGGTCTCTCTGTGACATTGCCTATAATTCGGCAGGCAGCCCCGCCCAGGTGCGATGCATTTCGGAGCGCCAGGGCATTTCCCCACGATATATCGAGCAGATTTTTCAGAAGCTCAAAAAAGCCGGCATCATCAAAAGTGTACGGGGCCCTACGGGGGGTTACTATCTCTCAAGGCGGCCCGAGGAGATCACGATAGGCGACGTGGTGCGGGCGGTGGACGGAAAGAATATCCAGCTCGTCTTCTGCTCCGGTGAAAAACGAGGACCAAAAGCGTGCGACCGGTATGGGAAATGTGTGGTATCGGACGTCTGGAGCGAAGCCTCCCACCGGCTGATGGACTACTTCGACTCCGTCACCATCAACAACATATGCGAGGAGGCGCGTGAACGGGGAATTCCCGTATAA
- a CDS encoding L,D-transpeptidase family protein, which translates to MRILLYLPLLFFATVVSGADLIVGGETRYTVQKGERLELIGARLGVFWKNIARENGLDPEAKVSPGQQIKVTTRKIVPRVVEDGIIINIADRTLYLFKKGQLSTFPVGLGLPLENDFGDWRTPIGKFTIVGKRKNPIWYVPESIQMEMAFNGKTVEEAVPPGPKNPLGRYAIITSIPGVLIHETIRPTSVYRYQSHGCIRMLPESMEKLFPEIQKGAKGELIYEPVKVAVGDDGKTYLEVRTDTYRKVVSMRDHAWKRIEEKGLAGTVDKDRVEQVIKEKSGVAHNVSTGSRVAEAGQDVPKKEFLQKVFDLFTPGSKKAGPSGVQGPGGRGILIQKPLSRVSFFFSAV; encoded by the coding sequence ATGAGAATCCTTCTCTACTTGCCCTTACTGTTCTTTGCTACCGTCGTTTCGGGGGCCGATCTCATTGTCGGCGGTGAAACCCGCTACACGGTTCAGAAAGGAGAGCGCCTTGAACTCATCGGCGCCCGGCTCGGGGTGTTCTGGAAGAATATCGCAAGGGAGAACGGTCTCGACCCCGAGGCAAAAGTTTCTCCCGGCCAGCAGATCAAGGTCACTACGCGGAAGATTGTGCCCCGTGTGGTGGAAGACGGGATAATCATCAATATCGCGGACAGGACCCTTTACCTCTTTAAGAAGGGACAGCTCTCTACTTTCCCCGTGGGCCTGGGCCTTCCCCTTGAAAACGATTTCGGCGACTGGCGCACCCCCATCGGCAAATTCACGATCGTCGGCAAACGGAAAAACCCTATATGGTATGTCCCCGAGTCGATCCAGATGGAGATGGCCTTCAACGGCAAAACCGTTGAGGAGGCCGTCCCGCCTGGACCGAAAAACCCTCTGGGCAGGTATGCCATAATTACCTCCATACCCGGCGTTCTTATTCACGAGACCATCAGGCCCACGAGCGTCTACCGCTACCAGAGCCATGGGTGCATAAGGATGCTGCCGGAGAGTATGGAAAAACTCTTTCCTGAGATTCAAAAAGGCGCCAAAGGGGAGCTTATCTACGAACCGGTGAAGGTCGCGGTGGGTGATGACGGCAAGACCTACCTTGAAGTGAGGACGGATACCTACAGGAAAGTGGTCTCCATGCGGGACCACGCATGGAAGCGCATAGAGGAGAAAGGACTCGCCGGAACGGTCGATAAAGACCGGGTGGAGCAGGTAATTAAGGAAAAATCAGGCGTCGCTCATAACGTATCAACCGGTTCCAGGGTCGCCGAGGCCGGCCAGGACGTGCCGAAAAAGGAATTTCTTCAGAAGGTCTTCGACCTTTTCACCCCGGGATCGAAAAAAGCGGGTCCTTCCGGCGTTCAGGGGCCGGGGGGTCGAGGTATTCTCATCCAGAAACCGCTATCAAGGGTGAGCTTCTTCTTTTCCGCAGTATAA